The genomic stretch AACCATAAATGCAAGAAACAGAAGCAACGATGATAACATCATCTCTTGATAAAAGTGAGCTCGTTGCTTTTAAACGCAGCCGGTCAATCTCATCATTGATAGAAGTATCTTTTTCGATATAAGTATCGGTTGTCGGAACGTACGCCTCGGGCTGGTAATAGTCATAATAACTGATAAAATATTCAACCGCATTTTTTGGAAAAAAACACTTAAATTCCCCGTAAAGCTGCGCGGCAAGAGTTTTATTATGTGAAATGATCAGAGCCGGTTTACCAATTTCGGCGATGACATTAGCCATGGTAAATGTTTTACCACTGCCTGTTACTCCAAGAAGCGTCTGAAATTTATCTCCACGCCGCAGGCCGGCGGTTAACTCTTCGATTGCCCGGGGCTGGTCACCGGTTGGTTTAAAATCAGATTTAAGATGAAACTTTGCCATTGCAAAAATGCTTTACCTGTCAATAAAGAGCAACTAAATTGTATAAAATATAAGCAGGGAGTGCCAAAATGTCAAGGTTAAAACCAGAATCCGAATTTAAATTGAATAGTAAACCTAGACCTGAGCAATTTAGCTCCTCACTAGCTTAGAAATGCCTTGCATATTATGCAAAATCGAATTATATTATTCGGTTAAAAAATAATCGTTTATGAAGGAGATTTTGTGATATGGCAGTAATGAGTCAAATGCGTGATAGATCTGCAGTGATTCTTGTTGTTTTACTGGTACTTTTTGTTTTAAGCATGGCAATAGGAGGGTTAGTTGGTGGTGCAGACATTATCGATATAATTACAGGAAAAAATCCCAACATAATTGGAGTAATAAATGGGACGGAAATAACCTATACACAATTTAATCAAGCATATATAAATGAACTAAATGCATACCGGCAGCGCACAGGAAATGATCCTGGCGAGAGTCAAGCCGGCTTTGTAAGAAACCAGGTCTGGGAAGGTTTTGTGCAAGATGTTTTGGTTCAAGAAGCAATCCAAGAAAAAGGTTTAACGGTTACCGATGATGAAATCGTCTGGAGAATCTACAACGCTCCCCCAGATATTTTAAAAAACAATCCCAGTTTTCAAAATGACCAAAAGCAGTTTGATATGGCGAAATATCAAAGCTATCTGAACGATCCGAGTACCGCAGATCAGTGGCGTCCCATCGAAGAATATTTACGACAAACCCTTCCCTATGAAAAATTTCAACAACAATTACAAGCAGGTATTCGCATTACTGAAGGTGAGATAAAAAGAGAATATCTAAAACAAAACCAGACGGTCAAGGTAAACTACGTGTTCATCGATCCAAAAAAAGTGGCAGATAAGGATATTGAAATAGACGATGACCTGCTCGGCGACTATTACAAAAACAATAAAGATGAATTTAAAGAGGAAGAAAAGCGGCAAATTCAGTATGTGATCTTCCCAACCACTGCAACGGCAAAAGACAGCAGTGAAATCCGAGCACTCGCCGATGACATTCTTCAACGTATTCAAGATGGAGATGACTTTGGAGAACTCGCTGAGATCTATTCCGAAGATGCCGGGAGTAAGGATAAAGGTGGAGTTCTTGGCTTTTTTGCAAAAGGTTTTATGGTTAAGGCCTTTGAAGATGCTGCTTTCTCAGGTAAGCCTGGGGAAACTGTGGGCCCCATTCAAACGCAGCATGGTTTGCACATTATCAAAGTGGAGGAAAAGAAGACTGAAAACGGCGAAGAGAAAGTCAATGCGCGGCATATCCTGTTCAAATTTGCCGCTTCAAGAAAAACGTTAGATAAAGCGCGAGATGATGCAGAATATTTTGCTGAGCAGGCAAAAGAAATTCCTTTTGAGGAATTGAGTAAAAAGTTTGGACGGAAGCCGCAAGGATCGACATTTTTTGTCAAGGGAAATGGCTTTGTTCCCGGCATCGGTTTAAATAAAAGGGCAAGCGACTTTATCTTCTCAGGAAATATCGGTGAAGCAGGTGACGTTGTGCAATCGCCTCAAGGTCTGTTTGTTTTCAAAATTTCCGGAATTCAAGACGAACGCACCAAACCTCTTGTTGAAGTCTCGACTATCATCAAAAACAAACTAAAAATAGGGAAGCAAAATGACCTCGCAGCAAAAAAGGCGCAAGAAGTTTATGAGAAAATAAATAGCGGCTCCTCATTTGAAGCCGTTGCGGCAGAGGATAGTTTGGAAATTAAGGAAAGTACAAATTTTTCAAGAAGTGGGTATGTAGCAGGTGTTGGGCGTGAACCTAAATTTATCGGGGCTGCATTCTCCCTTCTTAATAGCGGGGATGTTTCGAGGCCTGTACTCGCGACTCGTGGCTGTTACTTAATTCAGCTTGTCGAAAAAAAAGCATTTGACGAATCTGATTTTAACACGAGTAAAAATCAGATTGCGTCCCAATTGCTGCAGCGAAAAAAAGGCCAGGTCTTTGCAATTTGGTACGCAGAAGCGAAAGCCAAAGCGGATATTAAAGATAATAGAAGCAGGTTTTTTTAGCCCTTGAGTGTTGAAGAAGAATTGGGTAAAAAAAAGCGGCTGTCCCAAAAGTCCATTTCCTCATC from candidate division KSB1 bacterium encodes the following:
- a CDS encoding peptidylprolyl isomerase, which gives rise to MRDRSAVILVVLLVLFVLSMAIGGLVGGADIIDIITGKNPNIIGVINGTEITYTQFNQAYINELNAYRQRTGNDPGESQAGFVRNQVWEGFVQDVLVQEAIQEKGLTVTDDEIVWRIYNAPPDILKNNPSFQNDQKQFDMAKYQSYLNDPSTADQWRPIEEYLRQTLPYEKFQQQLQAGIRITEGEIKREYLKQNQTVKVNYVFIDPKKVADKDIEIDDDLLGDYYKNNKDEFKEEEKRQIQYVIFPTTATAKDSSEIRALADDILQRIQDGDDFGELAEIYSEDAGSKDKGGVLGFFAKGFMVKAFEDAAFSGKPGETVGPIQTQHGLHIIKVEEKKTENGEEKVNARHILFKFAASRKTLDKARDDAEYFAEQAKEIPFEELSKKFGRKPQGSTFFVKGNGFVPGIGLNKRASDFIFSGNIGEAGDVVQSPQGLFVFKISGIQDERTKPLVEVSTIIKNKLKIGKQNDLAAKKAQEVYEKINSGSSFEAVAAEDSLEIKESTNFSRSGYVAGVGREPKFIGAAFSLLNSGDVSRPVLATRGCYLIQLVEKKAFDESDFNTSKNQIASQLLQRKKGQVFAIWYAEAKAKADIKDNRSRFF